In a genomic window of Curtobacterium flaccumfaciens pv. betae:
- a CDS encoding cation diffusion facilitator family transporter, translating to MGHDHGHGVGHASERALLIAFCISAGILLAEVVGAVVTGSLALLVDAGHMVVDTGGLGIGLVATRLARRSPTAQRTWGFQRAEVLGATAQAAILLAVGVYVIISAVQRLVVPEEIHSGPLLVFGIVGLVGNLVAYAVLLRASGEGFTSRAARLEVLNDTLGSVAVIIAAVVLMLTGWERADSVAAILIGLLILPRAIRLLRETANVLLESTPPGLDLDDVRGHILELDHVIAVHDLHATLVATGVPNLTAHVVVDDHCFSTAHAPAILDELQRCVAEHFDVPVEHSTFQLEPASHRRHEYEVHA from the coding sequence ATGGGACACGACCACGGGCACGGCGTCGGGCACGCCTCGGAGCGCGCCCTGCTCATCGCGTTCTGCATCTCGGCGGGCATCCTGCTCGCCGAGGTCGTGGGTGCCGTGGTCACGGGTTCGCTCGCACTGCTCGTCGACGCCGGGCACATGGTCGTCGACACCGGCGGACTCGGCATCGGACTCGTCGCGACGCGGCTCGCCCGCCGGTCGCCGACCGCACAGCGCACCTGGGGCTTCCAGCGGGCCGAGGTCCTCGGGGCCACCGCGCAGGCCGCGATCCTGCTCGCCGTCGGCGTCTACGTGATCATCTCGGCGGTCCAGCGGCTCGTCGTGCCGGAGGAGATCCACTCCGGGCCGCTGCTCGTCTTCGGCATCGTCGGACTCGTCGGCAACCTGGTGGCCTACGCGGTGCTGCTCCGGGCCTCGGGCGAGGGCTTCACCTCGCGTGCCGCCCGGCTCGAGGTCCTCAACGACACCCTCGGGTCGGTGGCCGTCATCATCGCCGCGGTCGTGCTCATGCTGACCGGGTGGGAGCGGGCGGACTCCGTCGCCGCGATCCTGATCGGCCTGCTCATCCTGCCGCGGGCGATCCGGCTGCTGCGCGAGACCGCGAACGTGCTGCTCGAGTCGACGCCGCCGGGGCTCGACCTCGACGACGTGCGGGGCCACATCCTCGAGCTCGACCACGTCATCGCCGTGCACGACCTGCACGCGACGCTCGTGGCGACCGGGGTGCCGAACCTGACCGCGCACGTGGTCGTCGACGACCACTGCTTCTCGACGGCGCACGCCCCGGCGATCCTCGACGAGCTGCAGCGGTGCGTGGCGGAGCACTTCGACGTGCCGGTGGAGCACTCGACGTTCCAGTTGGAGCCGGCGTCGCACCGGCGGCACGAGTACGAGGTGCACGCGTAG
- a CDS encoding DUF4166 domain-containing protein yields MSRSPYELSTPPEVLARLHPRLRTYFAAVPPGHVGRGEGVFTVVGTPRRWVWPVLAWFARDAVMFPVWERDVPFTVENRPARVRRGPGTGLEARPAVRAHRTFRFRSGARTMVDAITAEPDGLVDHLGRRGRVSARLRAQVDDTGPDAGALRLVSTRVTFRALGRDLRLPAALSPRVTLTERFDDEADLQRVSLVLTAPVVGTLYRYEGAFRYEIAPDTERG; encoded by the coding sequence GTGAGCCGGTCGCCCTACGAGCTGTCCACACCACCCGAGGTGCTGGCCCGGCTGCACCCCCGGCTCCGGACCTACTTCGCTGCCGTCCCGCCCGGACACGTCGGTCGCGGCGAGGGCGTCTTCACCGTGGTCGGCACCCCGCGCCGGTGGGTCTGGCCGGTCCTCGCGTGGTTCGCGCGCGACGCCGTCATGTTCCCGGTGTGGGAACGGGACGTGCCCTTCACCGTCGAGAACCGCCCGGCTCGCGTCCGTCGTGGACCCGGCACCGGCCTGGAGGCCCGCCCCGCCGTCCGCGCGCACCGCACCTTCCGGTTCCGCTCGGGAGCCCGCACGATGGTGGACGCCATCACCGCCGAACCCGACGGCCTGGTCGACCACCTCGGTCGCCGCGGGCGCGTCAGCGCGCGTCTGCGGGCGCAGGTCGACGACACCGGTCCGGACGCGGGCGCCCTACGCCTGGTCTCCACGCGCGTGACGTTCCGTGCGCTGGGACGCGATCTGCGCCTCCCGGCCGCCCTGAGCCCGCGTGTGACGCTCACGGAACGATTCGATGACGAAGCCGACCTGCAGCGCGTGTCCCTGGTGCTCACCGCGCCGGTGGTCGGCACGCTGTACCGGTACGAGGGGGCGTTCCGGTACGAGATCGCGCCGGACACAGAACGGGGATGA
- a CDS encoding epimerase, with protein MNDEKGRVVIAGASGFVGRYLRDAFAAEGYRVVTIGRTGDAVWGNTLRIRELVDGAAMVVNMAGKSVNCRYGRRNRAEIMRSRVDTTLELAEAIRTSEHPTPLWMNASTATIYRHADDRPQDETTGEIGEGFSVSVARAWEDAFFGADLPGTRRVALRMAIVFGDGSALLPLLRLAQAGLGGPQYDGPWVPTRSRLRAGTYHHHRPTHGRQRFSWVHIADVLGSIRFLRDHPEIEGPVNLSSPNPSDNRTVMATIRDAVGRRFGVPTWRWMLELGSFAIRTETELVLKSRWVVPTRLTEAGYEFRYPHLRGALAGIIAERRQHRG; from the coding sequence ATGAACGACGAGAAGGGCCGCGTCGTGATCGCGGGAGCGAGCGGCTTCGTGGGGCGGTACCTGCGGGACGCCTTCGCGGCAGAGGGCTACCGGGTCGTCACCATCGGCCGGACCGGCGACGCGGTGTGGGGCAACACCCTGCGCATCCGGGAACTCGTCGACGGTGCCGCCATGGTCGTGAACATGGCGGGCAAGAGCGTCAACTGCCGCTACGGCCGACGCAACCGTGCCGAGATCATGCGCTCACGGGTGGACACCACGCTCGAGCTCGCCGAGGCCATCCGGACGTCGGAGCACCCGACGCCGCTGTGGATGAACGCCTCGACCGCGACGATCTACCGGCACGCCGACGACCGCCCGCAGGACGAGACGACGGGCGAGATCGGCGAGGGGTTCTCGGTCTCCGTGGCCCGCGCGTGGGAGGACGCCTTCTTCGGCGCCGACCTGCCCGGCACCCGTCGTGTGGCGCTCCGGATGGCGATCGTGTTCGGCGACGGCAGCGCCCTGCTGCCGCTCCTCCGGCTCGCGCAGGCGGGCCTCGGCGGGCCGCAGTACGACGGGCCGTGGGTGCCGACGCGCTCCCGGCTCCGCGCCGGCACGTACCACCACCACCGGCCCACGCACGGTCGGCAGCGCTTCAGCTGGGTGCACATCGCCGATGTCCTCGGGTCGATCCGGTTCCTCCGCGACCACCCGGAGATCGAGGGGCCGGTGAACCTCTCGAGCCCGAACCCGTCCGACAACCGCACCGTGATGGCGACCATCCGCGACGCCGTCGGACGCCGGTTCGGGGTACCGACCTGGCGGTGGATGCTCGAACTCGGGTCGTTCGCGATCCGCACCGAGACCGAACTCGTGCTGAAGAGCCGGTGGGTGGTGCCGACCCGGTTGACCGAGGCGGGCTACGAGTTCCGGTACCCGCACCTGCGTGGGGCGCTCGCCGGGATCATCGCGGAGCGCCGCCAGCACCGGGGCTGA
- a CDS encoding EamA family transporter, whose protein sequence is MTARDRLFAVVVAVVWGLNFPATALALEHFPPFLLAALRFTILAVPTLLFVPRPRIPFGRLLLVGLGLGVLQFSFLYLSMASGMPSGLASLVLQASAPFTVVLAGVFLRERLTGRQVVGVTVAVAALAAIALHRSQTAALLPVVLALCGALGWAIGNVATRRAGAANPLHLTLWWSVVPPVPMAVLSLVVEGPDRIGAALGTAFTPAALPADLGLLYIVVVATLVGYGIWSRLLATYPSSTVAPFSMLVPVVGVLASWAAFGEVPDLVEVLAGAVVVAAVLWSSRPARDRGPRPGRNPAPQPAPTPAPVDGVPVPVLSPGAGGAPR, encoded by the coding sequence ATGACCGCTCGTGACCGTCTCTTCGCCGTCGTGGTGGCCGTGGTCTGGGGACTGAACTTCCCCGCGACGGCACTCGCGCTCGAGCACTTCCCGCCGTTCCTGCTCGCAGCGCTGCGGTTCACGATCCTGGCGGTCCCGACGCTGCTGTTCGTGCCGCGGCCGCGGATCCCGTTCGGGCGACTGCTGCTCGTCGGCCTCGGGCTCGGCGTGCTGCAGTTCTCGTTCCTGTACCTGAGCATGGCGTCCGGCATGCCGTCGGGGCTGGCCTCGCTCGTCCTGCAGGCCTCCGCGCCCTTCACTGTGGTGCTGGCGGGGGTGTTCCTGCGCGAGCGGCTCACCGGCCGGCAGGTCGTCGGGGTCACCGTCGCCGTGGCCGCCCTCGCCGCGATCGCCCTGCACCGTTCCCAGACCGCCGCGCTGCTGCCCGTCGTGCTCGCGCTGTGCGGTGCGCTCGGGTGGGCGATCGGCAACGTCGCGACCCGGCGGGCGGGCGCCGCGAACCCGCTGCACCTGACCCTGTGGTGGTCGGTCGTGCCACCCGTGCCGATGGCCGTGCTGTCGCTCGTGGTCGAGGGACCGGACCGCATCGGGGCCGCACTCGGCACGGCGTTCACGCCGGCGGCGCTGCCGGCCGACCTCGGCCTGCTCTACATCGTGGTCGTCGCGACCCTGGTGGGCTACGGCATCTGGTCGCGGCTGCTGGCGACCTACCCCTCGAGCACGGTCGCGCCGTTCTCGATGCTCGTGCCGGTGGTCGGGGTGCTCGCGTCGTGGGCGGCCTTCGGCGAGGTGCCCGACCTGGTCGAGGTGCTCGCCGGCGCGGTCGTCGTGGCCGCCGTGCTGTGGTCGTCGCGTCCGGCGCGGGACCGCGGGCCGCGACCGGGCCGGAACCCGGCGCCGCAACCGGCACCGACACCAGCTCCGGTCGACGGGGTCCCGGTGCCGGTGCTCAGCCCCGGTGCTGGCGGCGCTCCGCGATGA
- a CDS encoding LysR family transcriptional regulator, with product MVDFDVQLLAVLRELAERGSVTAVAEATHRTPSAVSQQLQTLQRQVGVPLVERVGRGVRLTPHGQVLAGLASGVSTAIARVDAAWQEHLGGTTGPVSLAIFPSAAELLLPGVLTRMQAHPGIALTLVDVDVSEGEFAPLAADHDVVVGHRSDGVRPAGQGSVDTVPLLREPLDVALPPGHALVGRARVGIDEVVGERWIGVPEGYPIDRVLHAMAAATDTPPSVAFRTIHLPVIENLVAAGHGIALVPRYTSGTRAAGRFHLAELADVRAGRRIEALVRPDRAVRPVVRTVLEALVAEALHVTT from the coding sequence ATGGTCGACTTCGACGTGCAGCTGCTGGCGGTCCTCCGCGAGCTCGCCGAGCGTGGCAGCGTCACGGCCGTCGCCGAGGCCACCCACCGCACACCCAGCGCCGTCTCCCAGCAGCTGCAGACGCTGCAGCGGCAGGTCGGGGTCCCGCTGGTCGAACGCGTCGGGCGCGGCGTCCGCCTGACCCCGCACGGCCAGGTCCTGGCCGGCCTGGCATCCGGGGTCTCGACCGCCATCGCCCGGGTGGACGCCGCCTGGCAGGAACACCTCGGCGGCACGACCGGACCGGTGTCCCTGGCGATCTTCCCGTCCGCCGCCGAACTGCTGTTGCCCGGCGTGCTCACCCGGATGCAGGCGCACCCCGGCATCGCGCTGACCCTGGTCGACGTCGACGTCAGCGAGGGGGAGTTCGCACCGCTCGCCGCCGACCACGACGTGGTCGTCGGGCACCGGTCGGACGGCGTCCGACCGGCCGGCCAGGGATCGGTCGACACCGTGCCGCTCCTGCGCGAACCGCTCGACGTCGCCCTGCCGCCCGGGCACGCCCTGGTCGGCCGCGCACGCGTGGGCATCGACGAGGTCGTCGGGGAACGCTGGATCGGCGTGCCGGAGGGCTACCCGATCGACCGTGTGCTGCACGCGATGGCCGCGGCGACGGACACCCCGCCGAGCGTCGCGTTCCGCACGATCCACCTGCCGGTCATCGAGAACCTGGTGGCGGCAGGGCACGGCATCGCACTCGTCCCGCGGTACACGTCGGGCACGCGGGCCGCCGGGCGCTTCCACCTGGCGGAACTCGCCGACGTCCGTGCCGGACGCCGCATCGAGGCACTGGTCCGCCCCGACCGTGCCGTCCGGCCCGTGGTGCGCACCGTCCTGGAGGCGCTGGTCGCCGAGGCCCTGCACGTCACCACCTGA
- a CDS encoding L,D-transpeptidase family protein has protein sequence MPILPTEPRRRATVIAAAVAVVCAGAVAFVALGPLSAAPAPTPSRSVAAPTPTPTTAPEPAPSAAPVDAVDAPASTTVAAVSGASVPVSASAGGTATQTLENPQASGAPLVFRVVDQQDGWAEVQLAQRPNGSTGWVPASAVTLSEDPYAIVVTRSTNTLDLYKAGKVVESYPVATGTGGTPSPTGRFALTELLAPTNEGYGPYAYGTTAFSDVLNSFGGGPGQIGLHGTEDTSSIGTAASHGCIRMHNADITALAELLPLGTPFQVR, from the coding sequence TTGCCGATCCTCCCGACCGAGCCACGGCGGCGTGCGACTGTGATCGCCGCCGCCGTGGCCGTCGTCTGTGCGGGGGCCGTCGCGTTCGTCGCGCTCGGCCCCCTGTCGGCCGCGCCCGCCCCGACCCCGAGCCGGTCCGTCGCGGCGCCGACCCCGACTCCCACGACGGCACCGGAGCCGGCCCCGTCTGCAGCACCCGTCGACGCGGTCGACGCCCCGGCCAGCACCACCGTCGCCGCCGTCAGCGGCGCGTCCGTCCCGGTCAGCGCGAGCGCGGGCGGCACGGCGACGCAGACCCTCGAGAACCCGCAGGCATCCGGCGCCCCGCTCGTCTTCCGGGTCGTCGACCAGCAGGACGGCTGGGCGGAGGTGCAGCTCGCACAGCGCCCGAACGGCAGCACGGGCTGGGTACCGGCCAGCGCCGTCACCCTGTCCGAGGACCCGTACGCGATCGTCGTCACCCGCTCGACGAACACCCTCGACCTCTACAAGGCCGGCAAGGTCGTCGAGAGCTACCCCGTCGCCACCGGCACCGGCGGCACCCCGTCGCCGACCGGCCGGTTCGCGCTGACCGAGCTGCTCGCGCCGACGAACGAGGGCTACGGCCCGTACGCGTACGGCACGACCGCGTTCTCGGACGTGCTCAACTCCTTCGGCGGTGGCCCGGGCCAGATCGGGCTGCACGGCACGGAGGACACGTCGAGCATCGGCACCGCCGCCTCGCACGGCTGCATCCGCATGCACAACGCCGACATCACGGCCCTGGCGGAGCTCCTGCCGCTCGGCACGCCGTTCCAGGTGCGCTGA
- the purB gene encoding adenylosuccinate lyase, which produces MTPLPPQPISPLDGRYYPIVHTVGEHLSEAGLNRARIVVEVEWLIFLTDHAMFTTSPLSVDDKAALRRIVSTFGQDQIAELAEIEATTRHDVKAVEYFVRRRLSELGLDAIAELTHFAATSEDVNNLSYALTVRDTVDQVWLPGFRAVLEKLRTLAVELKSVPMLSHTHGQPATPTTLGKELAVVVYRLERVLAQIEGGEYLGKFSGATGTFSAHLAADPEADWPALSREFVEGLGLTWNPLTTQIESHDWQAELYDRVRHANRILHNLATDVWTYISMGYFTQIPVAGATGSSTMPHKINPIKFENAEANLEISSALFSTLSETLVTSRLQRDLTDSTTQRNIGVAFGHSLLALDNLRRGLGEIAVNEVKLADDLDHNWEVLAEAIQTVIRAEVTAGQSNIEDPYAMLKELTRGKRVSQQDLIVFVNRLDISDGAKARLTNLTPATYTGLADELVDHLDV; this is translated from the coding sequence ATGACCCCCCTTCCCCCGCAGCCGATCAGCCCGCTCGACGGGCGCTACTACCCGATCGTGCACACGGTGGGCGAGCACCTCTCCGAGGCCGGCCTCAACCGCGCGCGCATCGTGGTCGAGGTCGAGTGGCTCATCTTCCTGACCGACCACGCGATGTTCACCACCTCGCCGCTCAGCGTCGACGACAAGGCCGCGCTGCGCCGGATCGTCTCGACCTTCGGCCAGGACCAGATCGCGGAGCTCGCCGAGATCGAGGCGACGACCCGGCACGACGTCAAGGCCGTCGAGTACTTCGTGCGCCGCCGGCTGTCCGAGCTCGGGCTCGACGCGATCGCCGAGCTCACCCACTTCGCCGCCACGAGCGAGGACGTCAACAACCTGTCCTACGCGCTCACGGTGCGGGACACCGTCGACCAGGTCTGGCTGCCCGGCTTCCGCGCCGTGCTCGAGAAGCTCCGGACGCTCGCCGTCGAGCTGAAGAGCGTGCCGATGCTCTCGCACACCCACGGTCAGCCGGCCACCCCGACGACGCTCGGCAAGGAGCTCGCGGTCGTCGTCTACCGGCTCGAGCGCGTGCTCGCCCAGATCGAGGGCGGCGAGTACCTCGGCAAGTTCTCCGGCGCGACCGGCACCTTCTCGGCACACCTCGCCGCGGACCCCGAGGCCGACTGGCCCGCGCTGTCCCGCGAGTTCGTCGAGGGCCTCGGCCTGACGTGGAACCCGCTCACCACGCAGATCGAGTCGCACGACTGGCAGGCCGAGCTCTACGACCGGGTGCGTCACGCCAACCGGATCCTGCACAACCTGGCGACCGACGTGTGGACCTACATCTCGATGGGGTACTTCACGCAGATCCCCGTCGCGGGTGCGACCGGGTCGTCGACGATGCCGCACAAGATCAACCCGATCAAGTTCGAGAACGCCGAGGCGAACCTCGAGATCTCGTCGGCGCTCTTCTCGACGCTGTCCGAGACCCTCGTGACGAGCCGACTGCAGCGCGACCTGACCGACTCCACCACGCAGCGGAACATCGGTGTCGCGTTCGGGCACTCGCTGCTCGCGCTCGACAACCTGCGCCGCGGTCTGGGCGAGATCGCCGTGAACGAGGTCAAGCTCGCCGACGACCTCGACCACAACTGGGAGGTCCTCGCCGAGGCCATCCAGACGGTCATCCGTGCCGAGGTCACCGCCGGGCAGTCGAACATCGAGGACCCCTACGCGATGCTCAAGGAGCTCACGCGGGGCAAGCGGGTGAGCCAGCAGGACCTCATCGTGTTCGTGAACCGTCTGGACATCTCCGACGGCGCGAAGGCCCGGCTGACGAACCTGACGCCGGCGACCTACACGGGCCTGGCGGACGAGCTGGTCGACCACCTCGACGTCTGA
- a CDS encoding low molecular weight protein-tyrosine-phosphatase yields MTQDVDAPFRVSFVCSGNICRSPMAGVVFAQIAADAGLADRFQVESAGTGDWHVGEPADERTIAALAARGYDGSRHRARQFDPDRFPDLDLVVALDRSHERILRSWAPTMDDSAKVTLLLRYDAAWPQQADVPDPYYADRHEFDRVLSTVERACRALFHQLEPAVRQGAP; encoded by the coding sequence ATGACCCAGGACGTCGACGCCCCGTTCCGCGTCTCGTTCGTCTGCAGCGGCAACATCTGCCGCTCCCCCATGGCCGGTGTCGTCTTCGCGCAGATCGCCGCGGACGCCGGCCTCGCCGACCGGTTCCAGGTGGAGTCGGCCGGCACCGGTGACTGGCACGTCGGTGAACCCGCCGACGAGCGCACGATCGCAGCGCTGGCGGCGCGCGGATACGATGGCAGCAGGCATCGCGCCCGTCAGTTCGACCCGGACCGGTTCCCGGACCTCGACCTGGTGGTCGCACTCGACCGCTCCCACGAGCGCATCCTGCGTTCGTGGGCCCCGACCATGGACGACTCCGCCAAGGTGACGCTCCTGTTGCGGTACGACGCCGCCTGGCCCCAGCAGGCCGACGTGCCGGACCCGTACTACGCGGACCGGCACGAGTTCGACCGAGTGCTCTCGACCGTCGAACGGGCCTGCCGGGCGCTCTTCCACCAGCTCGAGCCGGCAGTCCGTCAGGGAGCCCCATGA
- a CDS encoding phage holin family protein: MRFLVRLVVNALALWLTTLIVSGVSVTPFGDGGTTATVLTFLLVAFVFGLVNAVIGTVIRIVAFPIYILTLGLISFVVNAILLLIVAGISDAFGFGLEVDSFGWGIVGAFVLAVFAWLIGLFARPVLNRQRA, translated from the coding sequence ATGCGATTCCTCGTCCGCCTCGTCGTCAACGCCCTCGCGCTCTGGCTCACCACGCTGATCGTCAGCGGCGTCTCCGTCACGCCGTTCGGTGACGGCGGGACCACCGCGACCGTCCTCACCTTCCTGCTCGTGGCGTTCGTGTTCGGGCTCGTGAACGCGGTGATCGGCACGGTCATCCGGATCGTGGCGTTCCCGATCTACATCCTCACGCTCGGGCTCATCTCGTTCGTCGTGAACGCGATCCTGCTGCTCATCGTCGCGGGCATCTCGGACGCGTTCGGCTTCGGACTCGAGGTCGACTCCTTCGGCTGGGGCATCGTCGGTGCCTTCGTGCTCGCGGTCTTCGCCTGGCTGATCGGGCTCTTCGCCCGCCCGGTGCTCAACCGCCAGCGGGCGTGA
- a CDS encoding histidinol-phosphate transaminase, with translation MSEQRVHIRPEVAVLPAYKQGRQASDSAFKLSSNENPFPPLPGVVEAVQAQTSYNRYPDATALALRAVLANRFGLTAEQVHVAPGSVAILHELARATSGPGDEIVYAWRSFEAYPGVVTVAGATSVQVPNRADGGHDLDAMAAAVTERTRMVLVCSPNNPTGPIVTAAEFDAFMAAVPQSVLVVLDEAYAEFVTDEAAVHGHPLLAAHPNLVVLRTFSKAYGLAGLRVGYALGPDYVLDAVRACAIPLSVTAQGQAAALASLEREAELLERVTEIATLRDRIVVELRAQGWDVPDAQGNFLWLPTGERTVAAAAAFEDAGIIVRAFPPEGIRISIGEHEAVETLLQTARSLVGDLQVAD, from the coding sequence GTGAGCGAGCAGCGTGTGCACATCCGGCCCGAGGTGGCCGTCCTCCCCGCGTACAAGCAGGGGCGACAGGCGTCCGACTCCGCCTTCAAGCTGTCGAGCAACGAGAACCCGTTCCCGCCGCTCCCCGGGGTCGTCGAGGCCGTGCAGGCCCAGACCTCGTACAACCGGTACCCCGACGCCACCGCCCTCGCCCTGCGTGCCGTGCTGGCCAACCGCTTCGGGCTGACCGCCGAGCAGGTGCACGTCGCGCCGGGCAGTGTCGCGATCCTGCACGAACTCGCCCGCGCGACCTCCGGCCCCGGTGACGAGATCGTCTACGCGTGGCGCTCGTTCGAGGCGTACCCGGGCGTCGTCACGGTCGCCGGCGCCACCAGCGTGCAGGTGCCGAACCGCGCCGACGGCGGGCACGACCTCGACGCGATGGCCGCGGCCGTCACCGAACGCACCCGCATGGTGCTCGTCTGCTCGCCGAACAACCCGACGGGGCCGATCGTGACCGCCGCGGAGTTCGACGCGTTCATGGCCGCGGTGCCGCAGTCGGTGCTGGTCGTGCTCGACGAGGCATACGCCGAGTTCGTGACGGACGAGGCCGCCGTGCACGGCCACCCGCTGCTCGCCGCGCACCCCAACCTCGTGGTCCTCCGCACCTTCTCGAAGGCGTACGGGCTCGCCGGGCTCCGGGTGGGCTACGCGCTCGGTCCGGACTACGTGCTCGACGCCGTCCGTGCCTGCGCGATCCCGCTGTCCGTGACCGCCCAGGGCCAGGCGGCGGCGCTCGCCAGCCTGGAACGCGAGGCCGAGCTGCTCGAGCGCGTGACCGAGATCGCGACCCTGCGCGACCGGATCGTCGTCGAGCTCCGGGCACAGGGCTGGGACGTCCCCGACGCCCAGGGCAACTTCCTCTGGCTGCCGACGGGTGAACGGACCGTCGCTGCGGCGGCCGCGTTCGAGGACGCCGGCATCATCGTCCGGGCCTTCCCGCCAGAGGGCATCCGCATCTCGATCGGCGAGCACGAAGCTGTGGAAACGCTCCTCCAAACAGCCCGCTCACTTGTGGGGGACCTCCAGGTGGCCGACTAG
- a CDS encoding thiamine pyrophosphate-dependent dehydrogenase E1 component subunit alpha: protein MSFRAAAPATTTVRLLDPEGRFVETDENAEFAAAARAIPDETLLAMHRRMVLTRRFDHAGHNLQRTGQLGLWVPSHGQEAAQTGSAFALRAQDHVFPSYREHAVTMHRGVEPMEIIAMYRGQTHGGWDPDQRGNTHISTLVIGSQTLHATGYALGQKLDGDVGTGDPDRDACSIVYFGDGATSQGDVNEAFVFSASTKAPVVFFLQNNHWAISVPVSVQSPTPLVDRPRGFGIPSVLIDGNDILASYTASVVATEHARSGQGPAFIEADTYRIGAHTSSDDPSRYRADGELEEWVLRDPIVRSEAYLRSKGATDEQFAAFDEEGEDIAADVRRRTVALTAPSVDVMFDNVYREPHPRIAEQKAWLAQYEAGFEGGAHA from the coding sequence ATGTCATTCCGCGCCGCGGCTCCCGCGACGACCACCGTCCGGCTCCTCGACCCCGAGGGTCGGTTCGTGGAGACCGACGAGAACGCCGAGTTCGCCGCCGCCGCGCGGGCGATCCCCGACGAGACCCTGCTGGCGATGCACCGCCGCATGGTGCTGACCCGTCGGTTCGACCACGCCGGCCACAACCTCCAGCGCACCGGCCAGCTCGGCCTGTGGGTGCCCAGCCACGGGCAAGAGGCCGCGCAGACCGGCTCGGCCTTCGCCCTCCGCGCCCAGGACCACGTGTTCCCGTCCTACCGCGAGCACGCCGTCACGATGCACCGCGGCGTCGAGCCGATGGAGATCATCGCGATGTACCGTGGGCAGACCCACGGCGGGTGGGACCCGGACCAGCGCGGCAACACGCACATCTCCACCCTGGTGATCGGCTCGCAGACCCTGCACGCCACCGGGTACGCGCTCGGCCAGAAGCTCGACGGCGACGTCGGCACGGGCGACCCGGACCGCGACGCCTGCTCGATCGTCTACTTCGGCGACGGCGCCACCAGCCAGGGCGACGTGAACGAGGCCTTCGTGTTCTCCGCGTCGACCAAGGCCCCGGTCGTCTTCTTCCTGCAGAACAACCACTGGGCCATCTCGGTGCCGGTCTCGGTGCAGTCCCCGACGCCGCTCGTCGACCGCCCGCGCGGCTTCGGGATCCCGAGTGTCCTGATCGACGGCAACGACATCCTCGCGTCCTACACGGCCTCCGTCGTCGCGACCGAGCACGCCCGCAGCGGCCAGGGCCCGGCCTTCATCGAGGCCGACACCTACCGCATCGGTGCGCACACCAGCTCCGACGACCCGAGCCGGTACCGCGCCGACGGCGAGCTCGAGGAATGGGTCCTCCGCGACCCGATCGTCCGGTCCGAGGCGTACCTGCGCTCGAAGGGCGCGACGGACGAGCAGTTCGCCGCGTTCGACGAAGAGGGCGAGGACATCGCCGCCGACGTCCGACGTCGCACCGTCGCCCTGACCGCACCGTCCGTCGACGTCATGTTCGACAACGTGTACCGCGAGCCGCACCCGCGGATCGCCGAGCAGAAGGCCTGGCTCGCCCAGTACGAGGCCGGCTTCGAAGGGGGCGCCCACGCATGA